A single window of Anaerobaca lacustris DNA harbors:
- a CDS encoding efflux RND transporter permease subunit, translating to MFLSDASIRRPIAMSCLIIALSLLGINAYRKMGVELMPQMDVPYITVTTIYPGASPEQIETDVAKRIEDQVVTIDGLKHVNSACMENVCMTLLEFELDVDVDIAATDVREKLDLIKADFPEDVEDPKILKFDINAKPIINMAVTGDVPLDELYDFADNTLRDRLTVLAGVASVELIGGAKREVHMQLDREALAARGLSSLDVVQAVQQGVRTIPSGRVQDAGREYSIKFDAEYTTVAEIGNLEIANEDGQRCYLRDVGQVVMTTEELRQQAAIDGRRCIYIKVVKKSEANAVRVVDQVRAAMDRLNRELPGGMELVWVNDDGRFIEASVQSAWVNVGQGIGLTALILFLFLYNVRATFVVAITMPLTVVIGLFFMQFAGYSLNTSTLIAIGMSVGILVTNSIVVLEAIVKRLNRTGDPKEAARLGSKEVAVAVLASAGTNIVVLFPIAMMGSIIGQFMRPLAMSMLIMTAVSLFVSFTLTPILCSILLKPTKADNRGLLARAEARFNRFFDWMLGGYRAILAFNERYRPVAIGVVVIVVAIFVHAMSLAGKVGFGFVDDADQGLLYVKLEYPTTYDLSRTQQRVQAVEARVRDLPELKHVLTSIGKVEGIIGQSTEGVYLAQLLLVFSDRDQRSLTIYQLQEDLRSRLAGYPECVVTSTLPTIIGGQAQDIQLEISGDELDTLDRLATRVRALADTMEGLIDTDTTVREGKPELAILPDRAVLADLGISPVSLGTALRANLAGLEAGTFKQGDRNYDIVVQLADRPGKDQIERFLFAGTPGQPILLSNLARIEERLAPIQITRKNKLRVSKVFANLGGGLPLGTAVNLLNEQIDTKGQLPPGYTYGHSGTYEVMSEANAEFGEAFLVAVVLVILTLAAILESFKQPGLILVTIPLALIGVMWALALTGFSLSMFVLMGIVMMIGIVVNNAILIMDQFNVHVAEGIPRHKAMIAASCERFRPIVMITFAAVLGMLPLAVSRGIGAEMRNGVGIASVGGILVSGVLTLIVMPILYDLFTRKGSKQRANGHDGG from the coding sequence ATGTTCTTGTCCGATGCTTCGATTCGCCGGCCCATTGCGATGAGCTGCCTGATTATCGCGCTGTCGCTGCTGGGCATCAATGCGTATCGCAAGATGGGCGTCGAGCTGATGCCGCAGATGGACGTTCCTTACATCACCGTGACGACGATCTATCCCGGCGCCAGTCCCGAGCAGATCGAGACCGACGTCGCCAAGCGGATCGAGGACCAGGTCGTCACCATCGACGGCCTCAAACACGTCAACTCCGCCTGCATGGAAAACGTCTGCATGACGCTCCTGGAGTTCGAGCTGGATGTGGACGTGGACATCGCAGCGACCGACGTGCGCGAGAAGCTCGACCTGATCAAGGCGGACTTCCCGGAAGACGTGGAGGATCCCAAGATCCTGAAGTTCGACATCAATGCCAAGCCGATCATCAACATGGCCGTGACGGGCGATGTCCCACTGGACGAATTGTACGATTTCGCGGACAACACGCTGCGCGATCGTCTGACGGTCCTGGCGGGTGTGGCCAGCGTCGAGCTGATCGGCGGCGCCAAGCGCGAGGTGCACATGCAGTTGGACCGCGAGGCGCTGGCGGCTCGGGGACTTTCCAGTCTGGACGTGGTCCAGGCCGTTCAGCAGGGGGTACGCACGATTCCCTCCGGCCGGGTGCAGGACGCCGGACGTGAGTACTCCATCAAGTTCGACGCCGAGTATACGACCGTTGCCGAGATCGGGAACCTCGAAATCGCCAATGAGGATGGGCAACGCTGCTATCTCCGCGACGTCGGACAGGTCGTCATGACTACGGAAGAGCTGCGCCAGCAGGCCGCCATCGACGGCCGACGCTGCATCTATATCAAGGTGGTCAAGAAGTCCGAGGCCAATGCCGTCCGCGTGGTCGATCAGGTCCGGGCCGCCATGGACCGACTCAATCGCGAGCTGCCCGGCGGCATGGAACTGGTCTGGGTCAACGATGACGGTCGCTTCATCGAGGCGTCCGTCCAGAGCGCCTGGGTCAACGTGGGCCAGGGGATTGGCCTGACGGCGTTGATTCTGTTTCTGTTCCTCTACAATGTCCGCGCCACGTTCGTCGTGGCGATCACCATGCCGCTGACCGTCGTCATCGGCTTGTTCTTCATGCAGTTCGCCGGCTACAGCCTCAACACGTCCACTCTGATCGCCATCGGCATGTCGGTCGGCATCCTGGTGACGAATTCCATCGTGGTGCTCGAGGCGATCGTCAAGCGTCTGAACCGGACGGGAGACCCCAAAGAGGCGGCGCGTCTGGGCAGCAAAGAGGTCGCTGTGGCGGTGCTCGCCAGCGCCGGCACCAACATCGTCGTGCTGTTTCCCATCGCCATGATGGGCAGCATCATCGGGCAGTTCATGAGGCCGCTGGCCATGAGCATGCTGATCATGACGGCGGTATCGTTGTTCGTGTCGTTCACGCTGACGCCCATTCTCTGCTCGATCCTCCTCAAGCCGACCAAGGCGGACAACCGGGGGCTGCTCGCGCGGGCCGAGGCACGATTCAATCGATTCTTCGATTGGATGCTGGGCGGCTATCGGGCGATCCTTGCCTTCAATGAGCGATATCGCCCTGTGGCCATCGGCGTGGTGGTCATTGTGGTTGCGATCTTCGTTCACGCCATGTCGTTGGCCGGCAAGGTGGGCTTCGGGTTTGTCGACGACGCCGATCAAGGGCTGTTGTACGTCAAGCTGGAGTACCCGACCACCTACGATCTCAGTAGAACACAGCAGCGTGTCCAAGCGGTCGAGGCCAGAGTGCGCGACCTTCCGGAATTGAAGCACGTGCTCACGTCCATCGGCAAGGTGGAGGGGATCATCGGCCAGTCCACCGAGGGGGTCTATCTGGCCCAGTTGCTGCTGGTCTTCAGCGATCGCGATCAGCGGTCTCTGACGATTTACCAATTGCAGGAAGACCTTCGGTCCCGTCTGGCAGGCTATCCCGAGTGTGTCGTCACGTCGACGCTGCCAACGATCATCGGCGGGCAGGCTCAGGACATCCAGTTGGAAATATCGGGTGACGAACTGGACACGCTCGACCGGCTGGCGACGCGGGTCAGGGCGCTGGCCGATACGATGGAAGGGTTGATCGATACGGACACTACGGTGCGGGAGGGCAAACCCGAATTGGCAATCCTGCCCGATCGGGCCGTGCTGGCCGATCTGGGAATCTCGCCGGTCAGTCTTGGGACCGCCCTTCGGGCCAATCTCGCCGGTCTGGAGGCCGGCACGTTCAAGCAGGGGGACCGCAACTATGACATCGTGGTGCAGTTGGCCGACCGGCCGGGCAAGGACCAGATCGAACGGTTTCTCTTTGCCGGAACGCCGGGCCAACCGATCCTCTTGTCCAATCTCGCCCGGATCGAGGAGCGGCTCGCGCCGATCCAGATCACGCGTAAGAACAAGCTGCGGGTCTCGAAGGTCTTCGCCAACCTGGGCGGCGGCCTGCCTCTTGGGACCGCCGTGAACCTTCTGAACGAGCAGATCGACACCAAAGGGCAACTTCCGCCGGGATACACCTACGGACACAGCGGAACCTATGAGGTGATGAGCGAGGCCAACGCAGAATTCGGCGAGGCCTTCCTCGTCGCCGTGGTGCTTGTCATCCTGACCCTGGCGGCTATACTCGAATCGTTCAAGCAGCCCGGACTGATCCTCGTGACCATTCCGCTGGCATTGATCGGTGTGATGTGGGCCCTGGCACTGACGGGCTTCAGTCTTTCGATGTTCGTGCTGATGGGCATCGTGATGATGATCGGTATTGTTGTCAACAACGCCATCCTGATCATGGACCAGTTCAACGTCCACGTCGCCGAAGGCATTCCACGTCATAAGGCGATGATCGCCGCGTCTTGCGAACGGTTCCGGCCCATCGTGATGATTACTTTCGCGGCGGTTCTGGGCATGTTGCCCCTGGCCGTCAGCCGGGGTATCGGAGCGGAAATGCGAAACGGCGTCGGCATCGCTTCGGTCGGCGGCATCCTCGTTTCCGGCGTCCTGACGTTGATCGTGATGCCCATCCTTTACGATCTGTTCACGCGCAAGGGATCGAAGCAGAGAGCGAACGGCCATGATGGAGGATAA
- a CDS encoding efflux RND transporter periplasmic adaptor subunit: MTARSKKDSQSGKSHPVRNVLIGVVMVVCLGAGALLLHQQKGRADQTPTTEPQSERPRTSVVTTPAAVRDFERVLAVQGNLKSKNFAMVSPRVPGTIERIFVEEGDPVVAGQTKLFATDAANLANSVRIKQHATVVAQSSSREAEANLERVTVDLEKAELDYHRFNRLREKEAVTADAFEQQQSRYRQLQAARKLAEAQVELAAAREAQSKAELAIAEKDLADAVVVAPIDGKVSLRLQEPGEMGSPGQPVLRIDDTSVVDVVAFLPSQYYGVVVPGRTEMRVEASGVDVGRQAISYRSPTIHPRLRTFEIKSALEDPPEGVTSGAIAQIAVVLEARRGLGVPSESIQQRGGRSVVFVVENDTARRVAVTIGIESHGWTEIREGDLKEGDAVITMGQSMVEAGTPVTVQQEEK, from the coding sequence ATGACGGCACGTTCTAAGAAGGACTCCCAATCCGGCAAGTCCCATCCGGTGCGAAACGTTCTCATCGGCGTAGTGATGGTCGTTTGCCTCGGTGCGGGCGCCTTGCTCCTGCACCAGCAGAAGGGCCGGGCGGACCAGACCCCGACGACAGAACCGCAGAGCGAACGCCCGCGGACCAGCGTCGTGACCACACCGGCGGCGGTTCGCGACTTCGAGCGGGTCCTGGCGGTCCAGGGCAACCTCAAGAGCAAGAACTTCGCGATGGTTTCCCCACGGGTCCCGGGGACGATCGAGAGAATCTTTGTTGAGGAGGGCGACCCGGTGGTGGCGGGGCAGACGAAGCTCTTCGCGACCGATGCGGCCAACCTCGCCAACAGCGTGCGGATCAAACAGCATGCAACGGTGGTGGCGCAGAGCTCGAGCCGGGAGGCTGAGGCGAATCTCGAACGCGTTACGGTCGATCTGGAGAAAGCCGAACTCGACTACCATCGTTTCAACCGGCTTCGCGAGAAGGAGGCCGTTACGGCCGATGCCTTCGAACAGCAGCAGTCGCGCTACCGGCAGCTTCAGGCGGCCCGGAAGCTGGCCGAGGCCCAGGTGGAGCTGGCGGCCGCCAGGGAGGCGCAAAGCAAGGCCGAGTTGGCCATTGCCGAGAAGGACCTGGCCGACGCGGTGGTCGTCGCTCCGATCGACGGCAAGGTCAGCCTTCGCCTTCAGGAGCCGGGGGAGATGGGCAGTCCCGGCCAGCCGGTGCTGCGCATCGACGACACCTCGGTCGTGGATGTGGTGGCGTTTCTACCGTCGCAGTACTACGGCGTCGTTGTGCCGGGCCGGACGGAGATGAGGGTCGAGGCCTCCGGCGTAGACGTCGGCCGGCAGGCCATCTCCTATCGAAGCCCGACGATCCACCCCCGGCTGCGGACCTTCGAGATCAAGAGTGCCTTGGAGGACCCGCCGGAGGGCGTTACTTCGGGCGCGATCGCCCAGATCGCCGTCGTGCTCGAAGCGCGCCGGGGGCTGGGTGTGCCGTCGGAGTCGATCCAACAACGCGGCGGCCGGTCGGTCGTCTTCGTCGTCGAAAACGACACGGCGCGACGGGTCGCCGTCACGATCGGAATCGAGTCCCACGGTTGGACCGAAATCCGGGAAGGTGACCTCAAAGAGGGGGATGCCGTCATCACGATGGGGCAGTCCATGGTCGAGGCAGGCACGCCCGTCACCGTTCAGCAGGAGGAGAAGTAA